A genomic segment from Chloroflexaceae bacterium encodes:
- a CDS encoding response regulator, with protein MAQQTRLVIADDESIIRMNLKETLVGLGYLVVGEAGDGVSVINLARELKPDLVLMDIKMPKLDGIQAARILTEEKIAPVLLLTAYSDRELVERAKEAGVVNYIVKPFREAELLPAIEIAMARYQEFLEMDRQIADLKETLDTRKIVERAKGILMDTQGLKEAEAFRKIQQLSMNTRKSMKEIAQAILLANEI; from the coding sequence ATGGCTCAACAGACTCGCCTGGTGATCGCCGATGATGAATCGATCATCCGCATGAATCTGAAGGAGACCCTGGTCGGCCTCGGCTATCTGGTGGTGGGCGAGGCGGGCGACGGGGTGAGCGTGATAAACCTGGCCCGTGAACTCAAGCCCGATCTGGTGCTGATGGACATCAAGATGCCCAAGCTTGACGGCATCCAGGCCGCGCGTATCCTCACGGAGGAAAAGATCGCGCCGGTCCTGCTGCTCACCGCCTACTCCGACCGTGAACTGGTCGAGCGGGCGAAGGAGGCGGGCGTGGTGAACTATATCGTCAAGCCCTTCCGCGAGGCGGAACTGCTGCCGGCAATCGAGATCGCTATGGCGCGCTACCAGGAGTTTCTGGAGATGGACCGGCAGATCGCCGACCTCAAGGAGACCCTGGATACGCGCAAGATCGTCGAGCGCGCCAAGGGCATTTTGATGGACACGCAGGGGTTGAAGGAGGCGGAAGCCTTCCGCAAGATCCAGCAACTCTCGATGAACACCCGCAAGTCAATGAAGGAGATCGCCCAGGCGATCCTCCTGGCCAACGAGATCTAG